The Actinoplanes sp. N902-109 genomic interval CCGGTCAGCATGTACCTGCGCAAGCAGGGCCCGGGCGACGTCACCGCCGGTGACATCCAGCCCCCGGCCGGTGTGTCCGTGCACAACCCCGACCTGAAGCTGGCCACGCTCAACAGCAAGGGCCGGCTCGACATGGAGCTCACCGTCGAGCGGGGCCGTGGCTACGTCACGGCGGCGCAGAACAAGAGCGCCGGCGCCGAGATCGGCCGGATCCCGGTCGACTCGATCTACTCGCCGGTCATGAAGGTGACCTACCGCGTCGAGGCGACCCGGGTCGAGCAGCGCACCGACTTCGACCGTCTGATCATCGACGTCGAGTCCAAGGCATCCATCTCCCCGCGCACCGCGCTGGCGTCGGCCGGCTCGACCCTGGTCGAGCTGTTCGGCCTCTGCCGCGAGCTGGACGAGACCGCCGAGGGCATCGACATCGGGCCGTCCCCGCAGGACGCCCAGCTGGCCGCCGACCTGGCCCTGCCGATCGAGGAGCTGGACCTCACCGTCCGGTCGTACAACTGCCTCAAGCGCGAGGGCATCAACACGGTGGGCGAGCTGATCGGGCGGACGGAGGCCGACCTTCTGGATATAAGGAATTTCGGTCAGAAGTCGATCGACGAGGTCAAGATGAAGCTCGCCG includes:
- a CDS encoding DNA-directed RNA polymerase subunit alpha is translated as MLISQRPSLSEETLSETRSRFTIEPLEPGFGYTLGNSLRRTLLSSIPGAAVTSIKIDGVLHEFTTIPGVKEDVVELVMNVKELTVSSEHDEPVSMYLRKQGPGDVTAGDIQPPAGVSVHNPDLKLATLNSKGRLDMELTVERGRGYVTAAQNKSAGAEIGRIPVDSIYSPVMKVTYRVEATRVEQRTDFDRLIIDVESKASISPRTALASAGSTLVELFGLCRELDETAEGIDIGPSPQDAQLAADLALPIEELDLTVRSYNCLKREGINTVGELIGRTEADLLDIRNFGQKSIDEVKMKLAGMGLGLKDSAPSFDPAHVVDSFGDVDYDTDDYRETEQL